A portion of the Pseudorasbora parva isolate DD20220531a chromosome 1, ASM2467924v1, whole genome shotgun sequence genome contains these proteins:
- the LOC137086986 gene encoding B-cell receptor CD22-like: protein MELRSLPLMLLLISNIQPGQTRVFPEPPKAVLTVKPDPSQLFRGETVTLTCDIQGKARIYRWDCDDTLHYSKEKEFKITVERTQKCTCLGCRGSDCTDLSDEVTLTVSDKPRVSVKPQSSVFTGDTVTLSCDVRRSTGRRIIWYKDSKIIKTGDETSYTLRDVTVSDVGDSTTVTLTVRERPKAVLRVHPDGRVFRGQTVTLTCDIQETDVTRWTYTWNKDNSEIHDSQSQEYRISSVNESHTGHYSCRGRETGGSRHTHTSDEVTLTLSGSEAPLPVLSALKLVSFLLAASPYLLVTVIIGVKYCRAHAQSDEIDQYAVTEE from the exons ATGGAGCTCAGGTCACTTCCTCTAATGCTCT TGCTGATTTCAAACATCCAGCCTGGACAAACTCGAG TTTTTCCAGAGCCACCTAAAGCTGTTCTGACTGTAAAGCCTGATCCATCACAGTTATTCAGAGGAGAGACTGTCACTCTCACATGTGACATACAGGGGAAAGCACGGATATACAGATGGGACTGTGATGATACTCTGCACTACTCTAAAGAGAAAGAGTTCAAGATCACTGTAGAGCGCACACAGAAGTGCACGTGTTTGGGCTGCAGAGGATCAGACTGCACTGATTTGAGTGATGAAGTGACTCTGACGGTGTCGG ACAAACCCAGAGTAAGTGTGAAGCCCCAGAGTTCAGTGTTCACTGGAGACACAGTTACTCTGAGCTGTGACGTGAGACGCTCGACTGGACGGAGGATTATCTGGTACAAAGACTCCAAGATAATAAAAACTGGAGATGAAACCAGTTACACACTGAGAGATGTGACAGTCTCTGACGTAGGAGACTCTACAACTGTCACGCTAACAGTAAGAG AGAGACCCAAAGCTGTATTGCGTGTTCATCCTGATGGACGAGTGTTCAGAGGACAGACGGTCACTCTCACATGTGACATACAGGAGACAGACGTCACTCGCTGGACCTACACCTGGAATAAAGATAATTCAGAGATTCATGACAGTCAATCACAGGAATACAGAATCAGTTCTGTTAATGAATCTCACACAGGTCATTACAGCTGTAGAGGAAGAGAGACGGGAGGatcacgacacacacacaccagtgatGAAGTTACACTGACGCTCTCAG GTTCAGAAGCTCCATTGCCAGTTCTCTCAGCTCTTAAACTGGTCAGTTTTCTACTGGCAGCTTCTCCGTATCTGCTCGTGACCGTCATTATAGGAGTCAAATATTGCAGAGCTCATG CTCAGTCTGATGAGATTGATCAATATGCTGTCACAGAGGAGTGA